The following is a genomic window from Nitrospirota bacterium.
CGGGAGAGGACCTTTTCCATGGACCAGTCGGTCGCGCCCCCGACATCCATGTATTCGATGAAACGGACTTCAGCGCCGACGTGTTTGCCGTACTCGATGAGGTCCGCCAACTCGTCGTCGTTGTACCCCTTGATCGCCACCGTGTCCAGTTTCAGATTCTGGAACCCGGTCCGCACCACCGCATCGATCCCTTCCAGCACTTGCCGGTGGGTGTCTCGCCGGGTCAAGGCGCGGAACCGATCGGGACGCAGCGTATCCAGACTGACCGTGACGCGATGCAAGCCGGCATAGTACAGCGCTTCCGCCTGATCGGCCATCAGCACGCCGTTCGTCGTCAGCGCGATGTCCTTGATACGCCGGTTCTGCGTCAGCATCCGGACGAAGATCGGCAGATCCTTCCGGAGCAGGGGCTCGCCCCCCGTCAACCGTACCTTGTCCACGCCGAGTTCCGTGAACACATCGGTGAGCGCGTAGAGTTCCTCGAAACTCAGGATGGTTTCGCGGGGCAACCAGGTGTAGTCCTCCTCCGGCATGCAGTATTTGCAGCGGAGGTTGCACCGGTCGGTGACCGAAAGACGCAGGCTCTTCAGCGGCCTGCCGAAGACATCGCCGACCGTCATGGGAGTATGAGCGGACATGCGTTGTGGTGGTCGTCCGTGATTCGCTGTTCGTTCGCCTTCCGCCTCACGCTTCACGTCCTAAGGATGCTCTTCGACCCAGACCTCGCCTTCCGGCGTATGTTCGAGTTTCCAAATCGGGGTGATCTGTTTCAGTTCGTCGATCGCCCACTTGCAGGCGCGGAACGCCTCCGCGCGATGCTCGGCGCCGACCACGATCAGCACGATGTTCTCGCCGATTCCGATGTCGCCGTACCGATGCAAAATGAGCACGTCGATGACATCGAACTCCTTGAGCGCCCGCTCGCGGATCTCGCGCAGCTTCTTCTGGGCCATCCCTTCGTAGTATTCGAAGGTGATGCCGCTTACATCCCGCCCTTTCGATCGATCTCGGGCGGTGCCGAGAAAGATCGCGATGCCGCCGATACGCGTGGATCGGCTGCGCACCCGGGCGATCTCTTCGTCGACTGAAAAATTGTCGCGCTGCACGCGGACGAACATGGCATCGTCTCCGCGCGGCGACCCGTTTCCGCTCTCGTGTGTCATGGGTGCCCCACCTGCGAAAGGCGGCAACAACGCCACCTCGTCGCCTTCGTTGATTTCGGTGTCCTCGCTTGCGATGGTTTGGTTCACTGACACCAAGACTTTCTTTTTGTGGATCAACTCGCCGATCCGGGGATACTGCGCGTCCAGCGCCCCGATCAAATCCTTGACCCGCCGGCCGGACGCCGGCGCCACCGACAGCTCGCCTTGGTTATTCGCGAGCGACTTCGTCATGCCGAACAGTTTGACGACGATCATCGAACCGATACTGGGGAATGAGGAATTGGGATGAGGAATTCCCACCTGGCCTGATCGCTTATCGAATTCCTCATTCCACATTCCTCATTCATCATTCCCTTCTATACGCGCCCGACTTCCCGCCGGCCTTCGACAGCAGGCAGATATCGCTGAAACTCATGCCGCGATCCACGGCCTTGCACATATCATAAATGGTCAACGCCGCCACCGAGACGGCGGTCATCGCCTCCATCTCCACTCCGGTTTGACCGGTCGTCTTGACGGTCGCGGTGATCGTGATCGCGCACCGGCCGTCCCGATCGGGTTGCGGATCTTCCTTGAACGAGATGTCCACGCTGGTCAGCAGAAGCGGATGGCACATGGGGATCAGATCGGGAGTCCGTTTGGCGCCCATGACCCCGGCGACCTGCGCCACAGCCAGCACGTCTCCTTTGGCGATCTTGCCCCGCTGAATCTTTTCGAGCGTCTCAGGTTTGAGGCAGACCTTCGCTTGCGCCGAGGCGACCCGTTCGGTCGAATCCTTGCCGGTCACATCGACCATCCGCGCTCGTCCCGCCTCGTTAAAGTGCGTAAACTCAGCCATTTTCCTCGGTGAATCAGGACGTTGCGAGTGCGTGGAGAATTATAGGAGCCGCTGAAAAGAGGAGTCAAGCGCGAAGATATCCGGATGGGTATCTAGTCCGTTGCTTGACACCTTTCTGAATGATCAACGAGAATGGCTCGCATGGCTGGTCGTATCGTCATCGAACGCCTGGAATTTCAAGGACATTGCGGAGTCATCCCGGAGGAGCGGCAAACGCCTCAGCCGATCGCCGTCGATGTGGAGCTGGATTACCAGACGGAAGCGGCGGCGGCCACCGACAACATCGACCATACCGTGGACTATGCCCAGGTCGCGGAACGGATCGTCGAGGTCGGAACGAGTCAGGATTCCTGCCTCCTCGAGACGCTGGCCGAACGGCTCGTCGGCATGTTGTTCGCGGAATTTCCCGCCGAGCGTGTCCGGATCTGGATCCGCAAGCTGGCTCCGCCGCTCAAACTCTCCACTGAGTCGGTCGGGATCCGTTTAGAGCGGAGCCGAACGGCTCAGCAGCTTCATGCGGCCGATCCGCCGCCGGCCAGGTTCTTGGTCCAGCAGCTTCACCGATTGCCGAAAGGAAAGGCGCTCGATGTGGCGGCCGGACGCGGCCGGAACGCCCTGTTCCTGGCCTCGCACGGATTCCACGTGGAGGCCATCGACCGGGACGAGCAGGCGTTGGCCGCACTCGCGGCGACCGCTCGGCAGCGGAACCTCCGGAACCTGACCGTCCGAACGGTCGATCTGGAAAAGGACGACCGGACGCCCGAATTTCCGAAGGGAGAGTACGACGTGATCGTGGTTTTCTTCTATCTCTATCGGTCACTCTTTCCCGCCTTGCTCGACGCGCTGAAACCGAACGGCGTGCTCGTGTACGAGACCTTTTTGATCGACAACTACCTTCGCCATCGGCACCCGCGGCGCTGGGAATTTTGCCTGGCGCACAACGAGCTGCTGCGCCTCACCTCGCGTCTGCGCGTGCTGTACTACGACGAGGGCGAACACGAAGGCGGGCACGGCGCGGACGCCGCGTTCACCGCCCAACTCGTGGCGCAGAAGACGGGCAAGGGGGCGCATGAGCCGTATTGACCTTCATCTCCACACGACTCATTCGGACGGCAGCTTGCCGCCGGCCGACGTGCTGGCGCTCGCCGGGAAAACCGGCGTGACCGCGCTGGCGATCACCGATCATGACATCGTGAACGGGATTCCGGAAGCGACGGACGCCGGTGAGCGCGTCGGCATCGAGGTCATCCCGGGCGTCGAGATCAGCTCCCGTTACGGCGACGGCGAATTGCACATCCTCGGCTACTTTATCGATTGGAAAGACGCCGAGTTGAACCGCCGCCTGGCCAATCTGCGGAACAGCCGCCACGACCGGAACCCGCGCATCATCGAGAAGCTCAACGAACTCGGCCTCGCGGTCACCTATGACGAGGTCAGAGCCCTCGCGGGAACCGAGTCGGTCGGCCGCCCGCACATCGCCCGCGTGCTCATGAGCAAAGGGTACGTCGCCTCGGCCAAAGAGGCGTTCGACCGTTATCTGTCCGAAGGCGCGGCCGCCTATGTGCCGCGCGATCTGCCCGCTCCGGCCGAAGCCATCGCCTGGATCAGAGCCGCGCGCGGCGTGGCGGTGTTAGCGCACCCGACCTGGGTCAAGGAGTCGGCGGAAGGACTGTTCAGGCTCTGCGACAAGCTGAAGGGCGAGGGGCTCGGAGGGATCGAAGTCTACTACAGTACGCACACCGCGCAACAGACGGCCGAGTACCTCAACATCGCCAAACGCCTCGATCTGCTCGTCACCGGCGGCAGTGACTTTCACGGCGTGACAAAGCCCGATATCGACGTCGGGGTCGGCCGCGGTGGGCTCAAGGTGCCGGAGAAGTTACTCGGTCCGCTTAAGAAAGCCGCTTTCGCGTAGCGCCCGCGCCCGCTGACGCCGCTCCGGTCCGGTCCTCCGTTTAGTATGATACATCAAGACGGCGGGGCTCCCGTCGCTCGTACCCTTTTTCAAGGAGAAGCGGCCATGAACAGACACCTGCAGCTCACCCGGACCGCCGGACTCATTCTCTGGGTCCTGCTCGCCACCGTCCCCGTCCAGGCCGGCGACATGACGATCATTCAAGGCAGCGACGGCACGACCGGTACCGTCTATGACCTCGGCGGGATCAAGTTGTATCAGGACAGTCACGGCACGCGGGGGACGGTCTACGATTTCGGCGGGGTCTCTACGTATCAATTCACGAGTCCCGGCGGAGAGACCAGGTCCGGGACCATCTACAATTTCGGCGCGCCGCCTCCGCCCAATAACCTCACGCCCGCGCCGATCCTGCCGTTCAATCCGCACGGCACGCTGATGCCCCGCGAGTCGGTCGCGCCGGTTGCGCCGTTCCCACCGAGTTCAGGTTTTGGATCGTTCGGCGGGGGCGGCAGTGGACAACCTGGACGGTAACGGACTCGGCGATTGAGAAAAGAGCGAGGAGTGTCCGGCTAACAGTCAGTCGAGGCGACGCAGCGTCGACCTCTGCCGCCCGCTGCCCGCTATTCGCTATGAGCTGTTGGCTGCTTGCACAGGAAGGCTAGTTTTCCGGTGCTTCGACGATGTGATTCTCGAACCGCGTGCAGCCTTCTGCGAGCAGACGATTGGTGAGCATTTCTCCCGGCCACTCGATCGGCAAGTCGGCGGTGAAGACCCACACGTCCGGCGAGGTCCACAGCGGACCGTGGTCTTCGGGAAGCTCGGGGTCGAAGAGGTCGGTCCAGACCGGCATGTACACGCCGTTCCCGCATTGGGTATGCAGGTGCACGATCGTCCGCGCGCGGACGACCGGATCGAGGTCCCGCCATACGGCCGCCGTTTCGTCCGCCAGTCGATGCAGCCGCACGGCGTTTTGCGCGTCGAACATAGCATAGGCCGCATACACCGGCGCCTCGAGCATGTGGGGCGCCAGGGCCAACTCCGGACATTGTTCCACCAACCCTTCCAACAGAGCGCGGCGGTGGCGCTCTTCGAGCGTCTCCGGCAGACTCGGATCCGGAGAACCGATCAGCTCGAAGATCAGGAATGCGGTGTTCTCGACCGGGGGATGCACGCGCGCGGTAATCGGCTGCGTCCGCTGAGAATCGGCGAGCGCGACGAGATGTTCATTGAGCGCCTGGAGCGTCATCAACTCCAGCGTCGCATCGGTCAGCAGTCTGGGCTCGACCCGCACGACGGTTCCGGCCGGCAAGCGCAGATGCCGATGTAGCAGGTCGGCGGTCGCCACAGGGTCGATTTTCAGTCTGAGAGGCTGGGTCAGATTCGCCTGCAGCGGCAGTTCCAACGCCGCCATCACCGCATAGGCCGGCTTCTCGTCGAGATCGCCGTCGAGCACGACCGAGCAGGCGGCTTCAGCGACCAAATCGAACAACCACTCCGCCATGTCTTCGTCGAGCGCCGCCAGCACGGTGAGCAAATCCTGCTCCCGGCCCTGCTCCAAAAACGCCTGCAAGGTGTCTACCGCCGCGTCCGTGTCGCCGTGATCGTGCCGGCGAGCGTTGATGAGATGGATCAGATCGCGCGTCAACGGATCGGGCCGCGACCAACTAGACATGGTACCCTCCTGAGACCGTCACCGCTGAATCGGGTCGGTCATCCAGCGTATGATGCGTCATGTTGCCAAACTTTCGCAACCGTGGCAAGCGCCTTCCCCGTTCCGTCGTTCGCTCCGACTCTCCCCGCTTGACTTTTTTCAGGTCGACGGGCGACTCCGCGTCGAACGGCTCATCGCTCCGCTCACTCGCCGATCACCTTGATGAGGACCCGTTTCCGGCGCCGCCCGTCGAACTCGCCGTAAAAAATCTGCTCCCAGGGTCCGAAGTCCAGCCGGCCGTCCGTGATGGCGACCACCACTTCCCGTCCCATCACCTGGCGCTTGATGTGCGCATCGCCGTTGTCCTCGCCGGTCTCATTGTGGCGATAGCGGGCGCCCTGCGGCGCCAGTTTTTCCAGAAAATCGTCGTAGTCTTTGAGCAGCCCCGGCTCGTCGTCGTTGATGTACACGCTAGCGGTGATGTGCATCGCATTGACCAGGACCAGACCCTCCCGCACGCCGCTTTTCTTGACGGCCGCTTCGACCTGCGGGGTGATGTTGATGTAGGCCCGCCTCGTCTCGGTCTTGAACCACAGCTCTTCCCGGTAGGTCTTCATCGCGGCGCCGGTGCGGGAGGGCGATTCTGCCGCAGACGCCGCCCGGATGCAAGCCCTCGCCGCCTCGGAGGCGGACTCTCCGCTGAGAACGGGAGTCGGAGATTTGGCGTGGTAGCGATTGGGAGCTATCACTTATAATAGGCCATCACCGATTGCGATGATGGTGCCCCGATGAGCAAGACTCGCTCCCGCGCTCCGCGTCTTTCCGCCAACGCCTTGACGGTGCTCCGCCGCCGGTACCTCGCCAAGAACGCGGCCGGCGCGCCGATCGAATCGCCCGCGGACATGTTCCGGCGCGTCGCGGAGAACATCGCCGAAGCCGAACACCTGTACTCCGCCCGCGCGGAACGCGGCCGGATCGCGGAGCAGTTCTACCGGCTCATCACTCAACTCGACTTTCTACCCAACTCGCCCACGCTCATGAACGCCGGCCGGGATCTCCAGCAACTGTCCGCGTGCTTCGTCCTGCCGGTCGAGGATTCGCTCGAATCCATTTTCGACGCAGTGAAGCATCAAGCGCTGATCCACCAGTCGGGCGGCGGCACCGGGTTTTCGTTCAGCCACCTGCGCCCCAGGCACGACCGCGTCGCATCGACCAGCGGCGTCGCGTCGGGTCCGGTCTCGTTCATGAAGATTTTCAACATGGCGACGGAAGTGATCAAGCAGGGGGGATGCGTCGCTCCCGACACGTTTGTCAGCACCAACCGCGGCATGGTGCCGATTTGCGAACTCGGTCCCGGGGACGCCGCTCCACATACGTGGCATCCGCATCCCACAAGCTTGATCGTCGCCACTGACGATGGATCCCGACGTTCCGACGAATTCTACGTTCACGGCGTCGCTCCTGTACGCCGTATCCGAACGCGAAGGGGATATCGCCTGTCCGCGACTCTCGAACACCGCATTCGCGTGATCGATGAAGACGGCCGCTACGTGTGGAGGCAGCTCAAGGACCTCCGGCCGGGTGATTGGGCAGTCTTGCAGAAAGACCACATGCTCGAACCCGACGACTACCGCCTGCCCGCCCTGAACCACACGCCTCATCATAATGCCTCCCCGGTCAGCGTTCCGTCTGAAGCGTCCGCACGGCTCGGCGAATTCATCGGCTTTGTCATCGGCGACGGCAGCTTCAACCGATACAATCGCGAGGGCACGACCGGCCGCCTCATCGTCACGGTTTGCGATGACCAGCCGGAGATCCGCGCGTGGCTGTTGAATACGTGCCGTGAACTCTTCGGTATCACTCCTGTGGCGCGACAAAAAGTGAACGACAGGAGCACGAACTATTATCTGAACGCCACCACGCTGGTCTCCTGGCTCAAACAACTCGGCGTGGAGAAATCTTCCGCATTGACCGCCAGGATTCCGGCAATCGTCTTCCGCAAAGGCAGGCAGATGGCCTGCGGATTCTTACGCGGCTTGTTCACGGCGGATGGAACGGTGTCCAGAGACGGGCGCCCGTCTCTTTCATCAGTGTCGCAAGGGTTGATCGAGGACGTCCAACAACTGCTGTTGTCGGTGGGAATTCCCAGCCGCGTGAGCGTCACGACACAGCGGCAGGGAGCGTTCGGGAAAAACCCGCTGTACCGCCTGCACATTCAGACGCTCGCGGGTCTTGAGCAGTTTGCGAGGCAGATCGGCTTCATCGATACGGCCCGTTCCTCGCTCCTGACCGGAGCCCGCAGACCTTCATGGGAATTCAACGACGTCATCCCGAACCAGCATCACGTCCTCGCAGCGCTCTACGCCGGACCCGGACACGGATCCGGGCCGATGCGGCAATCGCGCGGAGCCAATCCCACCCTCTACCGAGCCATTCAGCACTACTTGCCGGGGGTGTTGTCGCCAAGGAATCTGACTCGATCTCGCCTCGCCGCGCTGGCCGAGGAACATGAGGAGATCCGGAACAGCCCTCTGGGGTGGTTCCTCAAACATGACCAGTTCTACGACCAGATCGAAACCATCGAAGAGGACCGGTGCCCGACGGTCGATCTCTCCGTTCCTGGCCATCACACGTATATTGCCAACGGATTCGTCAGTCACAACACCCGTCGCGGCGCGAACATGGGCATTCTGCGCGTCGATCATCCGGACATTCTGGACTTCATCGCGGTCAAGGAAGATCCCAAGGAGCTGACGAACTTCAACTTGTCCGTCGGAATCACGGACGCCTTCATGCAGGCACTCACGGAGCGGCGTTCGTATGCCGTGATCAATCCGCGTACGGGCCGGCCGGCGGGACGCCTGTCGGCGACGGAAGTCTTCGATCGCCTGACGGAGGCCGCGTGGCGCACGGGCGAGCCGGGGGTGGTCTTCCTGGACACGATCAACGCCGCCAACCCGACGCCGCATCTCGGCCGGATCGAGGCGACGAATCCCTGCGTAACGGCTGACACCTGGGTTCACACTCTCGATGGCCCACGGCAAGTGAAGGACCTCATCGGTGTCCCGTTTGTGACTCAGGTCAACGGCGAATTTCATGTGTCGGGTCACGCGGGCTTTTTCCGAACCGGCGCCAAGCCCGTCGTGCAGCTCAACACCGTTGAGGGCTACAGCCTTCGCCTGACGGCGGATCACCTCGTTCGCCGAGTCGTACGCAAGACGCGTCACATCGTCGAGAGTGATTGGTGCCGGACCGGCGACCTCCGTCCAGGGGATTCGGTGATCCTGAACGATCACCGGGCCAACACGACATGGAAAGGACGCTTTACCTTCGAACAGGGTTATCTCCTGGGTTTGCTCATCGGCGATGGTGTCCTGAAAGAAGATAAGGCTGTTCTTTCGATCTGGCACACAAGCGGCAAGGGCGTCGCCAGCCTCAGAAACGAGGCGATGCGATGCGCCGCCACCCTGCCCCACAGGAGCGACTTTCGCGGTCGGATCGCCGTTCCTGATCGTCAAGAAAGCCGTCTGGTCCTGGCTGCCATTCGGGATTTCGCCGTCTCCTGCGGGTTGACTCCGGGCAACACAGCCATGACTTCACTGGTCGAACAGGGTTCCAGTGATTTCTATAGAGGCTTTCTCAGAGCGTTTTTTGACACGGACGGCTCGGTGCAAGGCACGCTTGCCAAGGGCGTGAGCGTTCGCCTTTCGCAAACAGACCTGGCGCGACTTCAAGCTGTCCAAAGGATGCTGTTGCGTCTCGGTATCGCCTCGACCGTCTACGCAAACCGCAGACCGGAAGGGACACGGAACCTGCCGGACGGAAGGGGAGGACGCAGGCAGTACCGGACCCAGAGCCAGCATGAACTGACGGTATCGAAAGATAATCTGCTCCGCTATCAAGAACTCGTCGGTTTCTCTGACACAGAGAAAGCGGCTAAGCTTTCCAACCTTCTTCGCACTTACCGGCGCCGACTCAATCGAGAACGCTTTATCGCGCGCGTCAAGGATATCGTTGAGGCCGGCATTGAGGACGTCTATGACGCGCAGATCTCCGGCATTCATGCTTTCGACGCCAACGGATTCCTCGTGCACAACTGCGGCGAGCAGCCGCTGCTGCCGTACGAATCCTGCACGCTTGGCTCGATCAATGTCGGCCGGTTCGTGAAAGGACCGGCCAACGCGCCGTCGATCGACTACGACCGCCTCGCGCAAGTGATCCCCGTCGCCGTCCGTTTCCTCGATAACGTGATCGACATGAACCGCTATCCCCTGCCCGAGATCGAGACGATCACGAAAAGCACGCGGAAGATCGGGTTGGGCATCATGGGGTTCGCCGACCTGCTGATCAAACTCGGGATTCCCTATGACACCGAAGCCGCGTTGAAGGCCGGTGAAGCGCTCATGCGGTTCGTGCAGGCGCGCGCGCACGCCGCCTCGGCCGATCTGGCGAAGGAGCGCGGGGTGTTTCCGAGCTTCAAGGGGAGCCGATGGGAGTCCGAAGGCCGGCGCCTCCGGAATGCGACCGCCACGACGATCGCCCCCACCGGCACCATCAGCATCATCGCCGACTGCTCCCCCGGCATCGAACCGCTCTACGGCGTCAGTTTCGTCCGCACCGTCATGGAAGACGTGCGGCTGATCACGGTCCATCCCGAGTTCGTCAGCCGCCTGCGCGCCGCCGGACTCTATTCCGCCCGGCTGCTGCGCCGCGTGGCGACGAACGAATCGATCCGCAAGCTGACCGACCTGCCCGCGGATCTGCGGCGGCTTTTCGTCACCGCGCACGACATCGCACCGGAGCACCACGTGCGCATGCAGGCGGTCTTTCAGAAATACAGCGACAGCGGCGTGTCGAAAACCATCAACCTTCCGCCGACGGCCACCAAGCGCGACGTGGCGTCCGCATTTCTGCTGGCCTACCGGCTCGGCTGCAAAGGCATCACGGTCTTCCGATCCGGGAGCCGCGAGAAACAGGTGCTCTCCTGCGCGCAGATTCAATATTGCTGAGGCGTGCCTCGCTCACGTCGTCTCGGCGCAATCTTTCGTTAAGGGTCGCTGCGTACGCGATCGGGCGCCAAGAGATCTCCCTCCCGAAACAAAATTGACACCGCCGGTCGATAATGCTATCTACTGGCCCAGTTTGATCGTGGCTCGCCATCAGGGTCCAAGGAGGTCGTTGATGCTCGCCTTGTCAGGGATCGCAGGCACGCTGACCGGCGCCCCCAACTGGAACATCCATTTCGCCCGCGAACCCGAACCGGACCTGGAGTTCGAAGACGCGCTCGAAGAAGAGAACGGCCCCGGCCGCGGGACCGCGGACCGCAAGCCGCCCAAACGTTCGGGCGGACGCCCGCTCCTGTGGGTGCTGCTCCTCGTACTCGTGGCGGGCGGCGCGTATGTGGCGATGGATCCGGAGATTGTCATGGACCTTCTTGGGTCGCTGCTGGGCGAACCCGCACCTGCGCCGACCGCCACGGTCCCGCCGCGGAGGCCGACCGCGCCTACGCCGGCTCCACCGGCTCCTCCGGCCGCGGAACCGGGCCTCCCGTCCCCCATGGCGGTTCCGGCCTCGCCGCCCAGCCCATTGTTCGCCGAAGGGCAGCAGGTCGCCGTCACGGCCGATCCCGGCGTTTCCGGCGCAACGGTCACGTTGTCGCTCGATGCCGCCGGGACGCGACCCGGTCCCGTGGTTCGACCAGGCTCAACCCTGACCGTATTGGATGGCGAATGGCGGAACAACGCCTGGGTGTATGTCGTGAAGACCGAGGAAGGCACCAAGGGCTGGATCCCGGAAAGTCGCCTGCGGCTGAAACCCTGATTCCGCCTCACGAGCGCGCGTTATTCTC
Proteins encoded in this region:
- a CDS encoding secondary thiamine-phosphate synthase enzyme YjbQ, producing MKTYREELWFKTETRRAYINITPQVEAAVKKSGVREGLVLVNAMHITASVYINDDEPGLLKDYDDFLEKLAPQGARYRHNETGEDNGDAHIKRQVMGREVVVAITDGRLDFGPWEQIFYGEFDGRRRKRVLIKVIGE
- the moaC gene encoding cyclic pyranopterin monophosphate synthase MoaC; the encoded protein is MAEFTHFNEAGRARMVDVTGKDSTERVASAQAKVCLKPETLEKIQRGKIAKGDVLAVAQVAGVMGAKRTPDLIPMCHPLLLTSVDISFKEDPQPDRDGRCAITITATVKTTGQTGVEMEAMTAVSVAALTIYDMCKAVDRGMSFSDICLLSKAGGKSGAYRRE
- a CDS encoding PHP domain-containing protein yields the protein MSRIDLHLHTTHSDGSLPPADVLALAGKTGVTALAITDHDIVNGIPEATDAGERVGIEVIPGVEISSRYGDGELHILGYFIDWKDAELNRRLANLRNSRHDRNPRIIEKLNELGLAVTYDEVRALAGTESVGRPHIARVLMSKGYVASAKEAFDRYLSEGAAAYVPRDLPAPAEAIAWIRAARGVAVLAHPTWVKESAEGLFRLCDKLKGEGLGGIEVYYSTHTAQQTAEYLNIAKRLDLLVTGGSDFHGVTKPDIDVGVGRGGLKVPEKLLGPLKKAAFA
- a CDS encoding LAGLIDADG family homing endonuclease — its product is MSKTRSRAPRLSANALTVLRRRYLAKNAAGAPIESPADMFRRVAENIAEAEHLYSARAERGRIAEQFYRLITQLDFLPNSPTLMNAGRDLQQLSACFVLPVEDSLESIFDAVKHQALIHQSGGGTGFSFSHLRPRHDRVASTSGVASGPVSFMKIFNMATEVIKQGGCVAPDTFVSTNRGMVPICELGPGDAAPHTWHPHPTSLIVATDDGSRRSDEFYVHGVAPVRRIRTRRGYRLSATLEHRIRVIDEDGRYVWRQLKDLRPGDWAVLQKDHMLEPDDYRLPALNHTPHHNASPVSVPSEASARLGEFIGFVIGDGSFNRYNREGTTGRLIVTVCDDQPEIRAWLLNTCRELFGITPVARQKVNDRSTNYYLNATTLVSWLKQLGVEKSSALTARIPAIVFRKGRQMACGFLRGLFTADGTVSRDGRPSLSSVSQGLIEDVQQLLLSVGIPSRVSVTTQRQGAFGKNPLYRLHIQTLAGLEQFARQIGFIDTARSSLLTGARRPSWEFNDVIPNQHHVLAALYAGPGHGSGPMRQSRGANPTLYRAIQHYLPGVLSPRNLTRSRLAALAEEHEEIRNSPLGWFLKHDQFYDQIETIEEDRCPTVDLSVPGHHTYIANGFVSHNTRRGANMGILRVDHPDILDFIAVKEDPKELTNFNLSVGITDAFMQALTERRSYAVINPRTGRPAGRLSATEVFDRLTEAAWRTGEPGVVFLDTINAANPTPHLGRIEATNPCVTADTWVHTLDGPRQVKDLIGVPFVTQVNGEFHVSGHAGFFRTGAKPVVQLNTVEGYSLRLTADHLVRRVVRKTRHIVESDWCRTGDLRPGDSVILNDHRANTTWKGRFTFEQGYLLGLLIGDGVLKEDKAVLSIWHTSGKGVASLRNEAMRCAATLPHRSDFRGRIAVPDRQESRLVLAAIRDFAVSCGLTPGNTAMTSLVEQGSSDFYRGFLRAFFDTDGSVQGTLAKGVSVRLSQTDLARLQAVQRMLLRLGIASTVYANRRPEGTRNLPDGRGGRRQYRTQSQHELTVSKDNLLRYQELVGFSDTEKAAKLSNLLRTYRRRLNRERFIARVKDIVEAGIEDVYDAQISGIHAFDANGFLVHNCGEQPLLPYESCTLGSINVGRFVKGPANAPSIDYDRLAQVIPVAVRFLDNVIDMNRYPLPEIETITKSTRKIGLGIMGFADLLIKLGIPYDTEAALKAGEALMRFVQARAHAASADLAKERGVFPSFKGSRWESEGRRLRNATATTIAPTGTISIIADCSPGIEPLYGVSFVRTVMEDVRLITVHPEFVSRLRAAGLYSARLLRRVATNESIRKLTDLPADLRRLFVTAHDIAPEHHVRMQAVFQKYSDSGVSKTINLPPTATKRDVASAFLLAYRLGCKGITVFRSGSREKQVLSCAQIQYC
- the folB gene encoding dihydroneopterin aldolase, which translates into the protein MAGRIVIERLEFQGHCGVIPEERQTPQPIAVDVELDYQTEAAAATDNIDHTVDYAQVAERIVEVGTSQDSCLLETLAERLVGMLFAEFPAERVRIWIRKLAPPLKLSTESVGIRLERSRTAQQLHAADPPPARFLVQQLHRLPKGKALDVAAGRGRNALFLASHGFHVEAIDRDEQALAALAATARQRNLRNLTVRTVDLEKDDRTPEFPKGEYDVIVVFFYLYRSLFPALLDALKPNGVLVYETFLIDNYLRHRHPRRWEFCLAHNELLRLTSRLRVLYYDEGEHEGGHGADAAFTAQLVAQKTGKGAHEPY
- a CDS encoding molybdenum cofactor biosynthesis protein MoaE, producing the protein MWNEEFDKRSGQVGIPHPNSSFPSIGSMIVVKLFGMTKSLANNQGELSVAPASGRRVKDLIGALDAQYPRIGELIHKKKVLVSVNQTIASEDTEINEGDEVALLPPFAGGAPMTHESGNGSPRGDDAMFVRVQRDNFSVDEEIARVRSRSTRIGGIAIFLGTARDRSKGRDVSGITFEYYEGMAQKKLREIRERALKEFDVIDVLILHRYGDIGIGENIVLIVVGAEHRAEAFRACKWAIDELKQITPIWKLEHTPEGEVWVEEHP
- the moaA gene encoding GTP 3',8-cyclase MoaA, producing MSAHTPMTVGDVFGRPLKSLRLSVTDRCNLRCKYCMPEEDYTWLPRETILSFEELYALTDVFTELGVDKVRLTGGEPLLRKDLPIFVRMLTQNRRIKDIALTTNGVLMADQAEALYYAGLHRVTVSLDTLRPDRFRALTRRDTHRQVLEGIDAVVRTGFQNLKLDTVAIKGYNDDELADLIEYGKHVGAEVRFIEYMDVGGATDWSMEKVLSRAEILDRLTRRYGPIEPVIEESSAPAQRFTLPDGTTFGIIASTTTPFCATCDRSRVTADGLWYLCLYAKDGIDLRAPLRAGASRDDLIALIRSGWRHRKDRGAEERKALEQFGLREERLIEIERLREDPHLEMHARGG